Sequence from the Thermocoleostomius sinensis A174 genome:
CTGACTAGTACTGATATGATCCGTAACTTGCAGCTATTTCGTTGGGTAATTCCCATGACACCAGAGCAGGTGGCTCGATCGTTGATTCGGGGCTTACATCGAGAGTCCCCGGAAATTCTAGTGGGTTGGCAAAGTCACTTAGCCGTGCTCGGCAGTCGCATCATGCCCTGGTTGACGCAGAAACTGTTACGAATGGCCTCGCCGTTATCCAGCCCTCGATCGTCCCACTATCGTCCTCGGCATCTTGAGCATCCCACGGTTTAAGGGGCCACAAGACCAGTGGATGTCTTTGGCGAAGCCAGAGCGGGTTTATCTGGCAGAGTTATCTAAAAGGTGATTTCAATCCTGCTCTGGTCTTATCGTTCCGTAAGCGTGAAGTTGACTCAACTCTTGGGCTGAGTGAAACCGGACATACTGAGTCAACCAAATGAGTCAACCAAAGGCAGAAGAAACTTTGCCTCGATCGATCCGTCATCAGTTTGGAGTGAATTCTTGTAGTCAAAGGAATTTGTGCTAGACGATCGCGAAAATGATTTTGACAGACAAGCGAATTCCGTGGAGAGCATCGTCTAAGCAATCGATTCGGACTGGAAAAGCCGAGTTTGAATTGCAAGGTGATGCTTTTTCAGGCATTTGATGTTACATAGGATACGGATTGCCGTTTATTCACGGTTTCAACTTTCAATAACATTTTCCTGATGCACCAATTCATTCAGTGCTATTCGTGTTAGTGCTGCTTGTGGCGCAGCCTAAGTTTGATCGTTCTTCGCCTGTCAGTTACTTCTCGATTCCGTTATTTTCTGATTTGACTGGTTTCTTGCAGGTATTTCTTGCAGGTATCCCTTGTTCCTTGTCAATACTCGTCAATTGATGACCAATCTCTGTATGGCTAATTTTCTTGAAATGCGTCCCTTGTTTCGCTCCATTCACCCTCTGCGTCACCAAACCTGGAAGCAACTTGTGGCCGTGACGATGGGAGCGCTGACGCTGACGGCTAGTCTACTGTCTAACCCAGCTTGGGCAGGCGATCCGTTTCGAGTGACCAATCCACGTAATGTTGGTGATCAAACCGAGGCTGCTTTCAAAGCCATGTTTGAGCAAGGCAATTATGTGACCGCCTCCGAGTTACTCCAAACGGCTGAACCGGATGAACCTTTGTCCTATGCATTGAAAGCTTCGTTGGCATATATGAATGAAGAGTTTGATGCGATGGGAGAGAACGCCCGTTTAACGCGGGAAAAAGCCGAACAACTGAAAGAGCAAGATCCTCTACGAGGACACCTTTACATAGCCGCTGGATTATTTCTGGAGGGAGCACATTCGTTTCTAACAGAAGGGGCCGTGCGATCGACTCCGGCGGTTCTTGGTAAGTTACAGCAGGTGTTCAATAACCTCAGTGAAGCAGAAAAAATTGATCCCAACGATCCAGAATTGAATTTGCTCAAGGGCTACATGGATCTGATGCTGTCGGTGAATTTGCCGTTTGCCAATCCTCAAGAGGCCATTCAGCGGCTGGAAACTCGGGCGGCTCCAGTGTATTTGGCACAGCGAGGTATTGCAATCGGCTATCGCGACTTAGATCAACAGGAGCAGGCGCTAATCGCGGTCGATCGGGCCCTACAAGAAACCCCTAACAATCCAGAACTCTTGTATTTGAAGGCGCAAATTCTGCGGCGACAAAGCGACGAGGTTGAAGGAGAAGCGCAAACCCGGTTACAGCGGCAAAGCCTCAATTTCTTCCGTCAGGCTTGGGAACAGCGCACCCAACTTCCCGAAAACACCGTCGAGCAGATCGATCGCGAGGCCTGCCGTACCTTTCAGTATCTCCGCGATCGTAACCCTGATGTCTGTGTTGAGAACCATTCCGTCAACTGGCAGCGCACCGAACAAGCAGGAGGGTAGGGATTGGGTACTGGAGAGGGGGCTTAGGCTTTAGCCTGCTGCCTCTGTTCCTCTCAATCTCAACCTAATCCCTAGCTGCTCTCTGTTACTGCAATGGCGGTTCCGTAGCAGGTGGGGGGGCAAACAGCGGTTCTGGTTCATCTGGCACGTCAATACGACTCGGAGTCGCGGGAATGCCTTGATCGATCGGCACAAAGTTAGGTAGGACGCTACGAGGACGGCTGCTAGCCGCAATGCATCTGTCCATAATTTCAGCGGTTGACAGTGCTGTCTCACCGCGAACACCTGTAACGCACGACGAGAACCGCAGCGGCAACAAACTGCGACGGCAATAGTCCAGAACAGTAAGAGCCGTCGTTTCATCGGAAACTCCATCGCTAATACTGACCACGCAGGACGCTAAATCTACCGGGCGCCTAGCTCGCCTACAGCTTGATAGCGCATTAGTCGCGGCAATTGTCTCATTGTTGCTAATCCGAGTCACGCAAGCCGACAAATCGCGTGGGTAGAGTGCTCCACCACAGGCAGCAGCCGCCTCCGCTTCAGATACTCCCGCTCCCACTAACCCAGAAGCACAGACGGCATAATCTCTGGGTCGCGATCGATAGTTGGAAATAGAGGTGGCGGCAACAGCCGGATTGACAGGCAACAAAACTGAGAAAATGCTAGCCATCAATAAAGAGAGACTAGAAAAGCGCAAGGACGATCGACAAAGAGAATGTTGCATAGCAGGTGACTCGATTCAGAAGCGAATGCAGAGCGACAGATCTGGAGCTATTTTCCCACAACGACTAAAATTTGCCATCGGTTCATTAGACTTCTTGACCCAATCCCCAATTCCATCGTTCTATCCTGGATGGAA
This genomic interval carries:
- a CDS encoding Sll0314/Alr1548 family TPR repeat-containing protein gives rise to the protein MANFLEMRPLFRSIHPLRHQTWKQLVAVTMGALTLTASLLSNPAWAGDPFRVTNPRNVGDQTEAAFKAMFEQGNYVTASELLQTAEPDEPLSYALKASLAYMNEEFDAMGENARLTREKAEQLKEQDPLRGHLYIAAGLFLEGAHSFLTEGAVRSTPAVLGKLQQVFNNLSEAEKIDPNDPELNLLKGYMDLMLSVNLPFANPQEAIQRLETRAAPVYLAQRGIAIGYRDLDQQEQALIAVDRALQETPNNPELLYLKAQILRRQSDEVEGEAQTRLQRQSLNFFRQAWEQRTQLPENTVEQIDREACRTFQYLRDRNPDVCVENHSVNWQRTEQAGG